Part of the Candidatus Methanogranum gryphiswaldense genome, AGGGTCAAATCCTTACAACGGCACCGTAGGTGAGATCACAACGGCCAAAGAGGTCCGCGTTGAATTTGCAGTTCATTCTGCAGACCTAAAAAAGGTAATTGAAAAAATAATATCGATTCATCCATACGAAGAACCGGGAATTGATATCCTCCCGATGATAGGTTGGAAAGATATCATTGACCATCCTTGATCTTCACGGCATATATTCCATCAAATGTCCTCTGAAGTTTGAATATCTTATTGCTTTGTTTTCTATACTCTAAATCCTCTTTTGATATCAGTCCCATATCAAAATATTCATCTAATGCCTTATCCCCTTCATCATAATCGAAGAATATACCGACAAGAACATTCATTTTGTAATTGCGGCAATATATGTCCGAAGGTATCTCGCCACCAGAACGGGCGAATATATCTTTCTTCAACTTTGGGAGCATCGATAACCCCTCATTACAGGCTAACAGGCATTCATCGTATTTCTTAGAATTATAGTAGGCAAGAACAAGCTTCTCATTAATATCATAATGCTGGATATTGTTGAATTTTGCTTCTTTTCCCATCTCTCCAATCGTTACAGCAAACCCGAAATTCCCATCTGCAATGGCTTGATCCAATACGGACATAACAAATGCAAATTTTGACGATGTGTCTGCACATTTGAGATATCTCCCCAGCTTCACTTTGTTTTGATCACTGAGTTCGGAATACCATTTTCCTAGACCGACGGCCGAGACCTCAGGAGGAGTGTCCTTGTTTTTGTTGAAGAGCATGAATTAGAATATCGCGAATGTCAGATAAAAACTCATTTCCTTATTTCTTTGTCTATATGGACGTTCGCGCCACAAAAATGCTGTTTCCCCTGAATCAGATTTGTTACATTCCATTCTATCGAATGCAAAAAATCCTCTTTTCTTTCAGAGCAATCATTTCTGCAATGACGACAATTGAAGCCACCACAAGGTTCTGGAGAAAGGGTCAAGTCTACTGAATTACCGAATTTTGACCATATGGCTTCCATGAGTGCCTTTTTTTCCTCATCTTCCTCGGCTATTGTCATAGAAGCAGGAAGGGTGACATGACAGTCCATATGCATCGAACTACCATACTTTATCACTCTAAGACTATGGATATCTATCCATTTGTCACTTCTGTGTTCGTTAAGACAGTCCACTACTTCTGAAAGGACCTCCTCATCCGCCCTGTCCATAATGCAATCCAAACTTGTCTTTATGACGCGGACACCAGTTATTATTATCAGTGCCCCGAAGATCAAGGCCAAAAGCGGGTCCATCCACCAGATATCCACGCCGAATAACATCCCGACATATACCGCTGATAGCCCGACTATGATACCAATTGATGAGTATGTGTCAGTGCATAGATGTTTGCCACTTGCTTCCAATGCAGGAGAGCGATTCTTTTTGCCCTTTCTTATAGCTATTCTGCCTGTTATAAAATTAACTGCAGCTGCGAATATGATGAGCACAAGACCGATATCCAGATCTGATAGTGGTTCAGGATCTAGGAAATTCTTTATCGCTTCCATGATGATCAGCGCACCGGCTACCGTTATGAGGGTGCCTTCCGCATATGCGGATATCGTCTCCACTCTGCCATGACCATACGGGTGGGACTTATCGGGAGGTTGTGCGGATAGGTACAAAGCATAAAGCCCGATGAATCCTGCCACCACGTTCACGATGCTTTCCATCGCATCCGTCAATATCGCAACGGACGATGTCAGCATATAAGCCAAGAACTTGATCGCCATGAGCGAAACGCCCACTACGACTACCACTCTTTGAAAACTGTAGTTCTCACGTGCAGCCGGGCTCATTTCAACTGACATTGAAACGAGAAATGTATCCAATGATATTTTAAGTTTATCTACATGTGCCAGTATTAGGAATTCCTAACATTTGTAACAACGACATTGTCCTCTTTTCCTCTGAACCATGAGACAAAAGTACCTATTATACACATTACCAGACAAACGGAGAACGCAGTCTTCATGACATTTATGAAATCGCCATACGTGGACGGATTGATGTTGTCTGTCGAACCTAGTATAACTGATATGCAACACATTGCGATCCCCATGCTCGTCATCATTCCGGTCTGTCTCATCAACGATACAGAACCGGATGCCAAACTTCTGTCCTTAGCGGACACGGATGACATGATGGCAGCGGTATTCGGTGCAGAGAAGAGGCCATATCCCAAACCCAACAGTAAAAGGATCATCGCGACATACCAAAGATTTACCTCCGTACCCATGAACAATATCAA contains:
- a CDS encoding cation diffusion facilitator family transporter; amino-acid sequence: MSVEMSPAARENYSFQRVVVVVGVSLMAIKFLAYMLTSSVAILTDAMESIVNVVAGFIGLYALYLSAQPPDKSHPYGHGRVETISAYAEGTLITVAGALIIMEAIKNFLDPEPLSDLDIGLVLIIFAAAVNFITGRIAIRKGKKNRSPALEASGKHLCTDTYSSIGIIVGLSAVYVGMLFGVDIWWMDPLLALIFGALIIITGVRVIKTSLDCIMDRADEEVLSEVVDCLNEHRSDKWIDIHSLRVIKYGSSMHMDCHVTLPASMTIAEEDEEKKALMEAIWSKFGNSVDLTLSPEPCGGFNCRHCRNDCSERKEDFLHSIEWNVTNLIQGKQHFCGANVHIDKEIRK